Part of the Sorghum bicolor cultivar BTx623 chromosome 1, Sorghum_bicolor_NCBIv3, whole genome shotgun sequence genome, TGGCAGAATTTGTTCAACTTGGGGGTCTATTAAGAATGTGAAACTCATTGATGAAGACGACTCCATCGCTTGAAGAGGACCGCGCAAGCGGTGAGTACACAACAAAATCGACGTACAGCATCCAGTCCAAGTCTTGCACTTTGACGCCGGACAGCACGGAAATTGAACTGTATAAATGACCGAATGCTGTTGTATTCTGTCCACTGCTACCAGTAATTACTAAAGGAATGTACAATAACTTTATTACAACTTACAATCTTTGCCATTTCGCTCGGAATTCCAGCAATCAAACACTACCAATAAtcaatatgtatatatgtagtaTGCGCATACACTGAAGGCAGTCACATGCCACGGTGGTCCGGCCGTCCATgaccttccaatccagcacatGCTGCTTCGCCGCATCGCCACGGACGGGCGCCGCGCGCCCACGCGCGCGCGTGCGGCTTTTATTCCTCTGCTTGCAACAACTACGTACGTGTAACGTGTGTTCCTAGTACCAACCGCGCGCGCTCCTTCCAAGAACGCCGGCTACGGGCCGTCGTCGCGCTTGTGAAGGATCTTGCCCGCGAGCACTGCCGACTCGATGACCCCACGTATGACGGACGCCGTCTGGCCGACGCCGCACTCGTTCCCCGGGAACGTCGGCCCCGCTGGGCTCACCCTGTCGAGGCAGCTCAGCAGGTTCTCGTTGCACCGCGTGTTCAGGTAGTCATCTGCATGCGGGGGAAAAAAGTCGATCAGCAGCGGGCAGTCAACGGCAAAAAAACAGAACTCGCACAAGCGAGACGAGACGGCGAGGCGTCGTGGCGACACATGTATGCCGCAACCACCACTCGTTGGACACTCGTTCGGTGCGCTCGAGTGCGCACCAGTCGAAGTCGACGGCCGGCCCGGGGCAATCATGCGCACCGACGCGTGCAAGCGACGCCACCGTGCCGCGCCGGCAAGGACGCGACGTGCTCCTGGCGCGCCGTGCgcgcggcgcgggcgcgggcgcgcacATGTCGGTTGGCCTCGACGCGCCGACGCAACGGGTTGGCCTTGCGCGGGAACATGCACGTTTAGTTAGGCGTGACAACTGACAAGGGCGTGCCGGTGCACGGTGCACCGCAGCTAGCTTGTGCTTAGTCTAATCTTATCTGGTAGACTTGTACTGGTTTCAGATTGTGTTCTGATCGTGTTAGGTGGCGTGTCAGCTCGCGAAGACCTGCCGTGCGACCGGGGACCTAACCATCGTTCCGTTTAGCTAGTCCTGCTCTGGGCTTTCGGTTTCAGAAGAAGAATGACTGAACGAGGAATTGATCGAAAATGCAGAGTTGGGACTTGGGAGAGTTGCGCGTACTGTTGTGGGTGGCGACGCAGTGGTCGTGGACCATGCAGCAGGCGTCGAGGGCGTCGCAGGGCTTCTCGCCGGGGCAGCCGCTGTACAGGATCCCGCAGTACTTCCCGTACCTCAGCAGCGGCGGGACTTTCGTTTTCATGGACAGGGtggacaagaaaaaaaaaaagaagcgaATCAGTACCCTTTGCCGGTGCGTACCCGACTGAAAGCTGAAAAGCAACCGGCTTAAGCTTGTCCGCCAGAAAAATTGTAGGCTACGCAAGCTCTGTCCGCAGTCGTCTCATAGCAAATGGAACTCAGCAAAGCAATCCGACCTTTCAGTTCAGTTTTGCTTTCCTGAAGAACAGCTGATGGCAGAGGTTGCTTACCTATGCAGAACGATGATTCGCACGTCCGGCTACAATCCTTGCTCCCCTGTGGAAAACAACAAGTCCATGCATGGTGGTCGGAATCGGAACCGATCAGCTCGAAACAAAAGCACTTACAAAAGTTCAGACTCGGTTCGCCATCGCCACTCTGGTCCTTACCGAAGGCGCTGTCCCGAGCAGGTCGCCGACGTTGAGGGCCTGTGACGCCGTCGCCAGCAGGAGGAGAAGCAGCGACGAACACCGGGAGAAGGCGAGAACGGATGCCATCCTCTGGTGTTCGATCGTTTTGCGCGTCTCGGCGGGCGTGTGTGGTGTCCGGGAAAGAAATGGATAGGCAGCAGACTGGCAGAGCGCGAAATATTTGGTCTCTTTCCGGTGGGCGCAGCCGGCGGCAGGGTCATTTATACAAGCTTGGAGTGGTTGGACTTGGACGTGTGTGTGAGCAAGCAGAGCATGTGCTTGGTGAGGATATGGAATTGGGGAGCTGCGTACTTGGGCCGTGGAAGTTTCGGCCGCGCATCTTACTGGGACAGGATCACACGAACGTTATGGTCATTTGCGCAGCTCTTGAAGTTGAAGCAAAGCTATACGGCAACAGCACCTAGAAAAAATATTTTGCCTGTACCATTGTGGCAATGTACATACATCTGAACTAAATATTTTGCCTGTTTAATTGTAGGTTGGTGGCGAGATGCGGATCTCACACTGCTGATGAGTGATGACAGGGTCATCTAGCTTGCAGGGTCACAGAGTTGCCATCGCAGGAGGGGCACTGGCTGGCTGCACAAGTGGCTGGGCGGCTGTATTTTCGGAGCCCTCTGACCTACGTCTCTGGCTCTCTGCTTTGGCGTCTACTAGCATGATGATGCTGGTATGCATGCTCACATGAGACTAGATTTACGCGTTATCTTTTTGCACTTCTGCCTTCATGTGTTAATAAAGGTTCACCGAACAACTAATAGAATACATGAGATATTGAGATTTGACCACATGCTTGCGTGCGAGTCCATGTatttgcacctatcctgcatacTCAAATGTTATAGAAGCCAGAACAAACTGAAGCGCGCGGTTTGAGTGTCGTGCTGGATCATCAAGAGATGACTTCGCAACCGTAGAGCTTAGTCCCCAACAGCTGCACATTATCTAAATTTTGGTCTCTTGAGCACTCTAGAACGATTGGAACATTGCACCCGACTCCTGTGAGAGTTGAAGCTAGTTTACGAACTTAGGTCAGCTGTTCAGGTGAAGACTGGAGACAGTTGAGTAAATCTTGTTTCCTGTTCCGTAGCAAATTGTTCAGTGGCCACAAGGCAACTCGCCACATCTCAGAGGCAGACCCAGCCTCTCGGGC contains:
- the LOC8054305 gene encoding probable phospholipase A2 homolog 2, yielding MASVLAFSRCSSLLLLLLATASQALNVGDLLGTAPSGSKDCSRTCESSFCIVPPLLRYGKYCGILYSGCPGEKPCDALDACCMVHDHCVATHNNDYLNTRCNENLLSCLDRVSPAGPTFPGNECGVGQTASVIRGVIESAVLAGKILHKRDDGP